A portion of the Thermodesulfobacteriota bacterium genome contains these proteins:
- a CDS encoding four helix bundle protein: MRDFRDLVVWQKSHELFLSIVKDVGRFPRGVAGRVLADQVLRSSGSISANISEGFGRRRGREYVHYLMVARGSATETLNWLVKAYDLGWMDEETYRDREALVGEILKMLNKMVGLISKAHP; encoded by the coding sequence AGAAGAGTCATGAGCTATTTTTGAGTATAGTGAAAGATGTGGGGAGATTTCCGAGGGGGGTAGCGGGGCGAGTCCTTGCGGATCAGGTGTTGAGGTCTTCTGGGTCGATTAGTGCCAATATCAGTGAGGGTTTTGGTCGCCGTAGGGGGAGGGAGTATGTGCATTATTTAATGGTTGCCAGGGGGTCTGCGACGGAGACGCTCAATTGGTTGGTTAAGGCTTATGATTTAGGGTGGATGGATGAGGAGACATATCGTGATCGGGAGGCTTTGGTGGGGGAGATCTTGAAGATGTTGAACAAGATGGTAGGTCTTATCTCGAAAGCTCATCCCTAA